CGAAGACCGCCGCGAACTTCCCGTGACGGTGAGTGATGTGTTGCCCAATGAAGCGGTCTTCGATGCGAAGAAGCATCCGCATGCCAACGTGCGCACGGAGTATGTGCGGCATTACCCGCAGGGGGACATGGCGGCGCATCTCTTGGGCTATGTCTCGTCGGAAGGTGCTCCTCCCGCCGGTCCCATCTTGCGGGGAGAGCCGCTCTGGCAGCGCACAGGCGGGGCAGCGGGACTGGAGGCAGCCTTTAACAAACAGCTCACCGGCACAGACGGCACGCTGTGCGTCATGATGTCCGATGCGGGCGCCGTCGCTTATGAGCAGGTCTTTGCCGCACCCGAGGGCGGACGTGATGTCGTCACCACGTTGAATCTCGACACGCAGCTTGCCGCCGAGGCTGCGCTGAAACAGTCTGGCAAACGCGGAGCCGTCGTCATCGTGGACGCGTTCACCGGCGACATCCGCGCGATGGCGAGCAATCCACGTTTTGATCCCAATGCCTTCGCGCGCGGCATTTCCAGCAGCGACTTCGCCGCGCTCACGCAGAACATCGACGGTCCGCTCTTTGATCGCGCCGTGCAGGGCAGTTATCCGCCAGGCTCGGTCTTCAAGCCCATCGTTGTCATGGCCGGACTGCGCGCCGCGACGGTGGACGCCTTTCGTGAGTTCGAGTGCGGTCCCACGCTGATGATTGACGGTCGCGAGTTCGACAACTGGTCCAAGGATGACCGCGGCTGGTTCAATGCGCGTGCCGCCATCATCCGCTCCTGCAACACGTACTTCTATCAGTCCGCCATGGTGACGCGGGACATGCCCATTCTCTACATGGCGCATGAGTTCGGCTTCGGCACGTCACCTGTTCTGCCGCTGAAAACCTCCGCAGGCTCGCTGCCGAAACGCGCACCCTCGAATCATGACCTGGCGAATCTGTCCATCGGCCAGGGCGTCACGGAAGCCTCGCCGCTGCAGATGGCGCTGGCGATGGCCACCCTGGCCAATGGTGCCTGTCGTCCACGTCCGCGATTGGTGATGCAGACGCAGTCCCAGACCGGCCAGGTCAGTGATGTGACCAGCCCGGCGCGTGAAACCCTCATTCCCGTGAGTGATGTGGACCTCGAGACCGTGAGGCACGCGATGTTCGGCGTGGTGAATCACGTCAACGGCACTGGCAAGGCGGCACGCTTGAAAAATGTGCCCGTGTTTGGCAAAACTGGCACCGCCCAGTGGGTGCTGCGAGGAGAGAAGGCCAACGTAGTCTGGTTTGCCGGCTATGTGGGCACCACCCCGCCACTGGCCTTCACCGTGACCATCGAGGGAAATGCCGGCCAGGGCGGTCTCTCGGGCGGCGGCACGGCGGCACCGGTCATCGCGAAGGTTCTGCGCGACATCCAGGAACGACCTGCCATCCACGGCGTGAGTTATGAAAAGGGCACCGTCACCGAAGAATCAGATCCTCTCACCGCGCCTTTGACGCCTGCCTTCATGCTCGGCGCACCGCCGCCGCCTCCACCGGAGCGTGAGGGCTTCTTCTCACGCCTCTTTCGCTGACCAACCATGAAATTTTTTCTCCACAAGCTTCGCGAACGCTGGCGGCGGCTTCCCACCTGGCTGCGTCGCCTGGGTGGCGCGTGCGCCATCGTGTTTCTCATCGGGCTCGTGACCCTGGGCATCGTCTGGCAGCACTATGCAGGCATTGCCGCCACCTACGACATGGCG
The window above is part of the Prosthecobacter sp. genome. Proteins encoded here:
- a CDS encoding penicillin-binding transpeptidase domain-containing protein; this translates as MSSLSHGQEAPVPGFVPGTGSRTDVKPFYFAVPAPRGQILDRKGRPLAQNTTVRRLQVTVPSAQRSTLETYTGWLEKTLVELSKDVPAARMPEPDQLKRHYEDRRELPVTVSDVLPNEAVFDAKKHPHANVRTEYVRHYPQGDMAAHLLGYVSSEGAPPAGPILRGEPLWQRTGGAAGLEAAFNKQLTGTDGTLCVMMSDAGAVAYEQVFAAPEGGRDVVTTLNLDTQLAAEAALKQSGKRGAVVIVDAFTGDIRAMASNPRFDPNAFARGISSSDFAALTQNIDGPLFDRAVQGSYPPGSVFKPIVVMAGLRAATVDAFREFECGPTLMIDGREFDNWSKDDRGWFNARAAIIRSCNTYFYQSAMVTRDMPILYMAHEFGFGTSPVLPLKTSAGSLPKRAPSNHDLANLSIGQGVTEASPLQMALAMATLANGACRPRPRLVMQTQSQTGQVSDVTSPARETLIPVSDVDLETVRHAMFGVVNHVNGTGKAARLKNVPVFGKTGTAQWVLRGEKANVVWFAGYVGTTPPLAFTVTIEGNAGQGGLSGGGTAAPVIAKVLRDIQERPAIHGVSYEKGTVTEESDPLTAPLTPAFMLGAPPPPPPEREGFFSRLFR